Proteins from a genomic interval of Neisseria arctica:
- the ubiA gene encoding 4-hydroxybenzoate octaprenyltransferase, translated as MEKNIKRLLLRFLPRYAVGRISVYARLMRIEKPIGTLLLLWPTLWALWIAAEGMPDWPILFAFVCGTFLMRSAGCVINDFADRDIDGAVERTNQRPFAKGLVTKSEALLLVLILCLLAALCLLPLNVLTWLMSLPALFLAMTYPFTKRFFPLPQLYLGLAFSFGIPMAFAAVSADVPHLAWLLFVANVFWTLAYDTVYAMVDKEDDLKIGIKTSAITFGDYDVAAVMLCHFWFTALMAVLGWQIGATWPYWVVLPIVVYWQWHQYRTIKTRDRGACFRIFLENNRIGLLWFVGIVLHYAFKL; from the coding sequence ATGGAAAAGAATATTAAAAGACTATTACTGCGGTTTCTGCCCCGTTATGCGGTTGGCAGAATATCGGTGTATGCGCGTCTGATGCGTATCGAGAAGCCTATTGGTACGTTGCTTTTATTGTGGCCGACGCTTTGGGCGCTATGGATTGCGGCAGAAGGTATGCCCGATTGGCCTATTTTGTTTGCCTTCGTTTGCGGTACTTTTTTAATGCGCAGTGCGGGATGCGTCATTAATGATTTTGCTGACCGTGATATAGACGGGGCGGTTGAGCGTACAAACCAAAGGCCGTTTGCCAAAGGTTTGGTTACCAAAAGCGAAGCTTTGCTGTTGGTGTTGATATTGTGTTTGTTGGCAGCCTTGTGTTTGTTGCCTTTAAACGTGCTGACGTGGCTGATGAGCCTGCCTGCACTGTTTCTGGCGATGACTTATCCCTTTACCAAAAGATTCTTTCCCTTGCCGCAACTCTATCTCGGTTTGGCCTTTTCATTCGGTATTCCTATGGCTTTCGCAGCGGTAAGCGCGGATGTACCTCATTTGGCATGGTTGCTTTTTGTGGCTAATGTGTTTTGGACATTGGCTTACGACACTGTTTATGCCATGGTTGATAAAGAAGATGATCTTAAAATAGGCATTAAAACGTCAGCCATTACATTTGGCGATTATGATGTTGCGGCGGTGATGTTATGTCATTTCTGGTTTACTGCTTTGATGGCTGTTTTAGGGTGGCAGATTGGAGCAACATGGCCTTATTGGGTGGTTTTACCGATTGTCGTTTACTGGCAATGGCATCAGTATCGGACGATTAAGACGCGTGATCGGGGAGCATGTTTCCGTATATTTTTAGAAAATAACCGGATAGGCCTGCTTTGGTTTGTGGGTATTGTTTTACATTATGCTTTCAAACTTTAA
- the ptsN gene encoding PTS IIA-like nitrogen regulatory protein PtsN yields MSLIGEILPISHILLDLEVSSKKRLFEQVGLLLENEAGLARADVFDCLFAREKLGTTGLGQGVAIPHGRHASVKKAVGAFIRTKEPVAFDAPDGKPVSLVFVLLVPENATGQHLEVLSKLAGKFSQKAVREALMTATDPTEVQHLLTEE; encoded by the coding sequence ATGAGCCTTATCGGCGAAATTTTGCCCATCTCCCATATTTTATTAGATTTGGAAGTTAGCAGTAAAAAACGTCTGTTCGAACAGGTGGGTCTGCTGTTGGAAAATGAGGCCGGTTTGGCACGGGCGGATGTTTTCGATTGTCTTTTTGCCCGTGAAAAACTAGGTACTACCGGTTTGGGGCAGGGCGTTGCCATCCCCCACGGTCGTCATGCTTCTGTAAAAAAAGCTGTCGGTGCGTTTATCCGTACCAAAGAACCGGTTGCTTTCGATGCGCCTGACGGTAAGCCTGTTTCGCTTGTTTTCGTATTGTTGGTGCCTGAAAATGCGACGGGCCAGCACCTCGAAGTTTTGTCTAAGCTGGCGGGCAAATTTTCACAAAAAGCAGTACGGGAAGCCTTGATGACTGCAACCGATCCCACAGAGGTACAGCACCTGCTAACCGAAGAGTAA
- the hprK gene encoding HPr(Ser) kinase/phosphatase, producing the protein MPSVSVRRLYQDNQTKLQLAWAAGTAGADNRIGVEADKPVLALVGHLNFIHPNQVQVLGVAEVDYLQRVENGDISYSFDQLFDFPMSLVIVANGLPVPPILRDYCHTHNVPLLTSKLESPYLMDVLRIYLQRTLAVSTVKHGVFLDVFEVGVLITGQSGLGKSELALELISRGHSLIADDAVELYRTGPETLDGRCPPMLRDFLEVRGLGVLNIRHIFGETSIRPKKILQLIINLVAADDEYMKRLDRLSIRTETESILDVSVRSVTLPVAIGRNLAVLVEAAVRNYILQLRGKDSTKEFLERHQTMLKEDELNHENSSN; encoded by the coding sequence ATGCCGAGTGTTTCTGTCCGCCGCCTGTATCAAGATAATCAAACCAAATTGCAGTTGGCTTGGGCAGCCGGTACGGCAGGTGCCGACAACCGCATCGGCGTAGAGGCCGACAAGCCCGTTTTGGCGCTGGTCGGCCATTTGAATTTTATCCATCCCAATCAAGTGCAAGTGTTAGGTGTTGCCGAAGTCGATTATCTGCAGCGCGTTGAGAACGGTGATATCTCATACAGTTTCGACCAATTGTTTGATTTCCCGATGTCGCTGGTGATTGTCGCTAATGGCCTGCCTGTGCCGCCTATTTTGCGTGATTATTGCCATACCCATAATGTACCGCTGCTGACTTCAAAGCTGGAAAGCCCATATCTAATGGATGTGTTGCGGATTTATCTGCAGCGAACTTTGGCTGTTTCCACGGTAAAGCACGGTGTGTTTTTGGATGTATTCGAAGTGGGAGTGTTGATTACAGGGCAATCGGGCTTAGGTAAGAGTGAGCTGGCTTTGGAATTGATCTCACGGGGACATAGCTTGATTGCAGATGATGCGGTGGAGCTTTACCGAACAGGCCCGGAAACATTGGACGGACGCTGTCCGCCGATGTTGCGTGATTTCTTGGAAGTACGCGGTTTAGGGGTGTTGAATATCCGCCATATTTTTGGCGAAACCTCTATCCGACCTAAAAAAATACTTCAATTAATCATTAATTTGGTTGCAGCTGATGATGAGTATATGAAGCGGCTCGACAGATTGAGTATCCGTACCGAAACCGAATCCATCTTAGATGTAAGTGTACGTTCGGTGACCCTGCCGGTAGCGATAGGTCGAAACCTTGCTGTTTTGGTAGAAGCTGCGGTGCGGAACTATATCTTGCAATTACGGGGTAAAGACAGCACCAAAGAATTTCTCGAACGCCATCAAACTATGTTAAAAGAAGACGAACTCAACCATGAAAATAGTTCTAATTAG
- the rapZ gene encoding RNase adapter RapZ produces MKIVLISGLSGSGKSVALRLLEDLGYFCVDNLPLKLLPSLILYHIGEETVENLGISVDIRSRIDLCEARKHIENLRNQGHEVEVLFLEAEEGVLVRRFSETRRSHPLSGQNLTLLESLNQERQALSPLREIAYCIDTSKMNAQQLRYTVQQWLQIQRKGLLVILESFGFKYGVPTNVDFLFDMRSLPNPYYDPELRPFNGMDKEIQDYLDAQPLAGEMLEDINLFLSRWLPRMQIESRSYVTIGIGCTGGQHRSVYMVERLAERLSGQYELLVRHRQAQNLAMR; encoded by the coding sequence ATGAAAATAGTTCTAATTAGCGGTCTTTCCGGTTCGGGGAAATCGGTTGCGCTAAGATTATTGGAAGATTTAGGTTATTTTTGCGTCGATAATCTTCCGCTCAAACTTTTACCCTCACTTATTCTTTACCATATCGGTGAAGAGACTGTAGAAAATTTGGGAATCAGTGTCGATATCCGTTCACGCATTGATTTGTGTGAAGCACGAAAGCATATTGAAAATCTTCGAAACCAGGGCCATGAAGTCGAAGTGCTGTTTTTGGAGGCTGAGGAAGGCGTATTGGTACGGCGTTTTTCCGAAACACGCAGAAGCCACCCCCTATCTGGTCAAAATCTCACACTGTTGGAAAGTTTGAATCAAGAAAGGCAAGCCCTATCGCCGCTTAGAGAAATAGCATACTGCATTGATACTTCTAAGATGAATGCCCAACAGTTGCGTTATACCGTACAGCAATGGTTACAAATCCAGCGTAAGGGCTTATTGGTTATTTTGGAATCTTTTGGTTTCAAATACGGCGTGCCGACCAACGTCGATTTCTTATTCGATATGCGCAGCCTGCCTAATCCCTATTATGATCCTGAATTAAGGCCGTTTAACGGCATGGATAAAGAAATTCAAGATTATCTTGATGCCCAGCCTTTAGCGGGTGAAATGCTTGAGGATATCAACTTATTTCTTTCCCGTTGGTTGCCGAGAATGCAGATAGAAAGCCGTAGTTATGTCACCATAGGCATCGGTTGTACTGGTGGCCAGCACCGTTCGGTTTATATGGTTGAGCGCTTGGCGGAACGGCTTTCCGGTCAGTATGAACTTCTGGTACGCCACCGCCAGGCACAGAATTTAGCCATGCGTTAA